In Castor canadensis chromosome 11, mCasCan1.hap1v2, whole genome shotgun sequence, a single genomic region encodes these proteins:
- the Plekhh3 gene encoding pleckstrin homology domain-containing family H member 3 isoform X10 — MPLPGGLWWLLCCRRGFTLLHRDYGDGELSGDGDEDEDEETFELRTPSPAGGGRSPLDVTLTQPVRSGPVPERLPSWEETWSLIPEKGLPEDDPDVVVKGWLYREPRGVGARPWLPPRRAWFVLTRDSLDQFSSSGKGARRLGSLVLTSLCSVTGPERRPKETGLWSVTVSGRKHSVRLCSPRQAEAERWGGALREVIASKAPLETPTQLLLRDIQESCGDPEAVALIYRRNPILRHTSGALYAPLLPLPYEVSAPGPGYAPLREEAVRLFLALQELEGARRPGPLMQGVLQTCRDLPALQDELFLQLAKQTSGPAGPPGLPATQDPATLRYWQLLTCMSCTFRPGRAVRGHLLGHLERTEQALPNSELAEYARFIRKALCRTRGRELVPSLAEISALSRRQELLCTVHCPGAGACPVAIDSHTTAGEVARELVGRLGLTRSRNAFALYEQRGAQERALAGGTLVADVLTSLASEEAGQEDSPDSGWRLCLRLHGPLHPEGLSPDGHELPFLFEQAHALLLRGRPPPPDDTLRALAALRLQSLHRDFSPRVPLRCLDRLLPPPTLPREDPPRPAPRPPPSAALLAGALWSPGLTKRRAERARRGRTGHTPGSAVREGGGMAAAVLGGWKRLRGMGRAEAMAAYLALAAQCPGFGAARYDVLELSTEPGGGAPQKLCLGLGAKTMSLSRPGETEPIHSVSYGHVAACQLIGPHTLALRVGESQLLLQSPQVEEIMQLVNAYLANPSPERPCSSSVPPCQDLPDISPPSQHQSLDETQGQSGCLGQLQD, encoded by the exons ATGCCTCTCCCCGGGGGATTGTGGTGGCTCCTCTGCTGCCGTCGAGGTTTCACTCTTCTGCACCGGGACTACGGGGACGGCGAGCTTAGCGGGGACGGGGACGAGGACGAGGACGAGGAGACCTTTGAGCTACGGACCCCAAGTCCAGCGGGCGGCGGGAGG AGTCCCCTGGACGTGACGCTGACCCAGCCGGTGAGGAGCGGGCCGGTCCCGGAGAG GCTGCCGAGCTGGGAAGAGACCTGGAGCCTCATCCCAGAAAAGGGGCTGCCGGAGGACGACCCAGACGTCGTTGTGAAAG gCTGGCTGTACCGGGAACCCCGGGGTGTAGGGGCGCGGCCATGGCTGCCCCCACGCCGAGCCTGGTTTGTGCTCACGCGAGACTCCCTGGACCAGTTCAGCAGCAGCGGGAAGGGGGCGAGGCGCCTCGGGAGCCTCGTGCTTACGAGCCTGTGCTCTGTGACTGGCCCGGAGCGAAGGCCTAAGGAGACCG GTCTGTGGTCAGTGACTGTGTCTGGACGGAAACACAGCGTTCGCCTCTGCTCCCCgcgccaggcagaggcagagcgCTGGGGGGGGGCCTTGCGTGAAGTGATTGCCTCAAAGGCTCCGCTAGAGACCCCCACCCAGCTACTCCTCAGGGACATACAG GAGAGTTGCGGGGACCCAGAGGCAGTGGCCCTAATCTACAGGCGGAACCCAATTCTGAGGCATACCAGTGGAGCCTTGTATGCCCCGCTCCTGCCCCTGCCCTATGAAGTCAGTGCCCCAG GTCCAGGCTATGCACCTTTGCGAGAGGAGGCAGTGCGGTTGTTCCTGGCACTGCAAGAGCTGGAGGGAGCAAGGCGCCCGGGGCCCCTGATGCAAGGTGTGCTCCAAACCTGCAGGGACCTGCCTGCACTCCAGGACGAACTCTTCCTGCAGCTGGCTAAGCAGACCTCAGGTCCCGCAGGTCCCCCTGGGCTCCCTGCTACTCAAGACCCTGCTACCCTGCGGTACTGGCAGCTCCTCACTTGCATGAGCTGCACCTTCCGACCTGGGAGAGCTGTACGGGGGCACCTCCTAGGACATTTGGAGAG GACCGAGCAGGCACTCCCAAACTCAGAACTAGCAGAATATGCACGCTTTATCCGGAAAGCGCTGTGTCGAACACGTGGCCGAGAACTAGTGCCATCGCTGGCCGAGATTTCCGCGCTAAGTAGACGGCAGGAGCTGTTATGTACGGTGCACTGTCCTGGGGCTGGCGCATGTCCTGTGGCCATCGATTCCCACACAACAGCCGGGGAG GTGGCTCGAGAACTGGTGGGGCGGCTGGGTTTGACCCGGAGCCGTAATGCATTTGCGTTGTACGAGCAGCGAGGGGCCCAAGAGCGAGCCCTAGCTGGGGGAACCCTCGTGGCCGACGTCCTCACCAG TTTGGCCTCAGAGGAAGCCGGGCAGGAAGACTCGCCGGACTCCGGGTGGAGACTATGTCTGCGTCTTCACGGACCTCTACACCCTGAGGGGCTGTCCCCAGATGGTCACGAATTGCCTTTCCTCTTTGAGCAG GCTCATGCTCTGCTGCTGCGCGGCCGGCCACCTCCGCCCGACGACACGCTGCGCGCCCTGGCGGCGCTGCGCCTGCAGAGCCTGCACCGGGACTTCTCCCCGCGGGTGCCCTTGCGTTGTCTGGACCGCCTGCTGCCACCCCCCACCCTGCCGCGCGAAGACCCGCCTCGCCCAGCCCCCAGGCCGCCGCCCTCCGCCGCCCTGCTGGCCGGGGCACTCTGGAGCCCGGGCCTGACCAAGAGACGGGCCGAGCGGGCCCGGCGCGGCAGGACGGGCCACACGCCTGGAAGCGCGGTCCGCGAGGGAGGAGGCATGGCGGCTGCGGTGCTGGGCGGCTGGAAGCGGCTACGGGGCATGGGCCGAGCTGAGGCTATGGCTGCCTACCTGGCTCTGGCGGCGCAGTGTCCGGGGTTCGGCGCTGCTCGGTATGACGTTCTGGAGCTGAGCACg GAGCCTGGTGGAGGTGCTCCACAGAAGCTATGCCTGGGCCTGGGAGCCAAGACCATGTCCCTCTCCAGGCCTGGTGAGACAGAACCCATCCACAGTGTCAGCTATGGCCATGTGGCCGCCTGCCAGCTAATAGGCCCCCACACTTTAGCATTGAGGGTAGGCGAGAGCCAGCTCCTCCTTCAGAGTCCCCAG GTGGAAGAGATCATGCAGCTGGTGAATGCCTACTTGGCCAACCCCTCCCCGGAGAGGCCCTGCAGCAGCTCTGTTCCTCCATGCCAAGACCTGCCAGACATCTCCCCTCCCAGCCAGCACCAAAGCCTGGACGAGACCCAGGGACAGTCTGGCTGTTTGGGGCAGCTGCAGGACTGA
- the Plekhh3 gene encoding pleckstrin homology domain-containing family H member 3 isoform X7 — protein sequence MRELPPQEPGRGGKGILRLGSAARTPRSGSRGLWHFENLSFLSCRSRQNSSPFLVRLLGNPEGMSPLDVTLTQPVRSGPVPESLEDGCSAWKEAPLAVRGAPMEKPPGGGVEAQQPRPTLFLWPRLPSWEETWSLIPEKGLPEDDPDVVVKGWLYREPRGVGARPWLPPRRAWFVLTRDSLDQFSSSGKGARRLGSLVLTSLCSVTGPERRPKETGLWSVTVSGRKHSVRLCSPRQAEAERWGGALREVIASKAPLETPTQLLLRDIQESCGDPEAVALIYRRNPILRHTSGALYAPLLPLPYEVSAPGPGYAPLREEAVRLFLALQELEGARRPGPLMQGVLQTCRDLPALQDELFLQLAKQTSGPAGPPGLPATQDPATLRYWQLLTCMSCTFRPGRAVRGHLLGHLERTEQALPNSELAEYARFIRKALCRTRGRELVPSLAEISALSRRQELLCTVHCPGAGACPVAIDSHTTAGEVARELVGRLGLTRSRNAFALYEQRGAQERALAGGTLVADVLTRFENLASEEAGQEDSPDSGWRLCLRLHGPLHPEGLSPDGHELPFLFEQAHALLLRGRPPPPDDTLRALAALRLQSLHRDFSPRVPLRCLDRLLPPPTLPREDPPRPAPRPPPSAALLAGALWSPGLTKRRAERARRGRTGHTPGSAVREGGGMAAAVLGGWKRLRGMGRAEAMAAYLALAAQCPGFGAARSLVEVLHRSYAWAWEPRPCPSPGLVEEIMQLVNAYLANPSPERPCSSSVPPCQDLPDISPPSQHQSLDETQGQSGCLGQLQD from the exons ATGCGGGAGCTGCCACCGCAGGAGCCTGGGCGAGGGGGGAAAGGCATCCTAAGACTGGGGTCCGCGGCGAGGACTCCACGGAGTGGGAGCCGGGGGCTCTGGCACTTTGAGAACCTCTCCTTCTTATCCTGCCGTTCAAGGCAGAACTCTTCGCCTTTCCTGGTGAGGCTCCTGGGAAATCCTGAGGGAATG AGTCCCCTGGACGTGACGCTGACCCAGCCGGTGAGGAGCGGGCCGGTCCCGGAGAG CCTGGAGGATGGGTGCTCAGCTTGGAAGGAGGCACCCCTTGCAGTCCGGGGAGCCCCTATGGAGAAGCCCCCTGGAGGCGGAGTGGAGGCCCAGCAGCCTCGCCCAACTCTCTTTCTCTGGCCCAGGCTGCCGAGCTGGGAAGAGACCTGGAGCCTCATCCCAGAAAAGGGGCTGCCGGAGGACGACCCAGACGTCGTTGTGAAAG gCTGGCTGTACCGGGAACCCCGGGGTGTAGGGGCGCGGCCATGGCTGCCCCCACGCCGAGCCTGGTTTGTGCTCACGCGAGACTCCCTGGACCAGTTCAGCAGCAGCGGGAAGGGGGCGAGGCGCCTCGGGAGCCTCGTGCTTACGAGCCTGTGCTCTGTGACTGGCCCGGAGCGAAGGCCTAAGGAGACCG GTCTGTGGTCAGTGACTGTGTCTGGACGGAAACACAGCGTTCGCCTCTGCTCCCCgcgccaggcagaggcagagcgCTGGGGGGGGGCCTTGCGTGAAGTGATTGCCTCAAAGGCTCCGCTAGAGACCCCCACCCAGCTACTCCTCAGGGACATACAG GAGAGTTGCGGGGACCCAGAGGCAGTGGCCCTAATCTACAGGCGGAACCCAATTCTGAGGCATACCAGTGGAGCCTTGTATGCCCCGCTCCTGCCCCTGCCCTATGAAGTCAGTGCCCCAG GTCCAGGCTATGCACCTTTGCGAGAGGAGGCAGTGCGGTTGTTCCTGGCACTGCAAGAGCTGGAGGGAGCAAGGCGCCCGGGGCCCCTGATGCAAGGTGTGCTCCAAACCTGCAGGGACCTGCCTGCACTCCAGGACGAACTCTTCCTGCAGCTGGCTAAGCAGACCTCAGGTCCCGCAGGTCCCCCTGGGCTCCCTGCTACTCAAGACCCTGCTACCCTGCGGTACTGGCAGCTCCTCACTTGCATGAGCTGCACCTTCCGACCTGGGAGAGCTGTACGGGGGCACCTCCTAGGACATTTGGAGAG GACCGAGCAGGCACTCCCAAACTCAGAACTAGCAGAATATGCACGCTTTATCCGGAAAGCGCTGTGTCGAACACGTGGCCGAGAACTAGTGCCATCGCTGGCCGAGATTTCCGCGCTAAGTAGACGGCAGGAGCTGTTATGTACGGTGCACTGTCCTGGGGCTGGCGCATGTCCTGTGGCCATCGATTCCCACACAACAGCCGGGGAG GTGGCTCGAGAACTGGTGGGGCGGCTGGGTTTGACCCGGAGCCGTAATGCATTTGCGTTGTACGAGCAGCGAGGGGCCCAAGAGCGAGCCCTAGCTGGGGGAACCCTCGTGGCCGACGTCCTCACCAGGTTTGAGAA TTTGGCCTCAGAGGAAGCCGGGCAGGAAGACTCGCCGGACTCCGGGTGGAGACTATGTCTGCGTCTTCACGGACCTCTACACCCTGAGGGGCTGTCCCCAGATGGTCACGAATTGCCTTTCCTCTTTGAGCAG GCTCATGCTCTGCTGCTGCGCGGCCGGCCACCTCCGCCCGACGACACGCTGCGCGCCCTGGCGGCGCTGCGCCTGCAGAGCCTGCACCGGGACTTCTCCCCGCGGGTGCCCTTGCGTTGTCTGGACCGCCTGCTGCCACCCCCCACCCTGCCGCGCGAAGACCCGCCTCGCCCAGCCCCCAGGCCGCCGCCCTCCGCCGCCCTGCTGGCCGGGGCACTCTGGAGCCCGGGCCTGACCAAGAGACGGGCCGAGCGGGCCCGGCGCGGCAGGACGGGCCACACGCCTGGAAGCGCGGTCCGCGAGGGAGGAGGCATGGCGGCTGCGGTGCTGGGCGGCTGGAAGCGGCTACGGGGCATGGGCCGAGCTGAGGCTATGGCTGCCTACCTGGCTCTGGCGGCGCAGTGTCCGGGGTTCGGCGCTGCTCG GAGCCTGGTGGAGGTGCTCCACAGAAGCTATGCCTGGGCCTGGGAGCCAAGACCATGTCCCTCTCCAGGCCTG GTGGAAGAGATCATGCAGCTGGTGAATGCCTACTTGGCCAACCCCTCCCCGGAGAGGCCCTGCAGCAGCTCTGTTCCTCCATGCCAAGACCTGCCAGACATCTCCCCTCCCAGCCAGCACCAAAGCCTGGACGAGACCCAGGGACAGTCTGGCTGTTTGGGGCAGCTGCAGGACTGA
- the Plekhh3 gene encoding pleckstrin homology domain-containing family H member 3 isoform X1: protein MRELPPQEPGRGGKGILRLGSAARTPRSGSRGLWHFENLSFLSCRSRQNSSPFLVRLLGNPEGMSPLDVTLTQPVRSGPVPESLEDGCSAWKEAPLAVRGAPMEKPPGGGVEAQQPRPTLFLWPRLPSWEETWSLIPEKGLPEDDPDVVVKGWLYREPRGVGARPWLPPRRAWFVLTRDSLDQFSSSGKGARRLGSLVLTSLCSVTGPERRPKETGLWSVTVSGRKHSVRLCSPRQAEAERWGGALREVIASKAPLETPTQLLLRDIQESCGDPEAVALIYRRNPILRHTSGALYAPLLPLPYEVSAPGPGYAPLREEAVRLFLALQELEGARRPGPLMQGVLQTCRDLPALQDELFLQLAKQTSGPAGPPGLPATQDPATLRYWQLLTCMSCTFRPGRAVRGHLLGHLERTEQALPNSELAEYARFIRKALCRTRGRELVPSLAEISALSRRQELLCTVHCPGAGACPVAIDSHTTAGEVARELVGRLGLTRSRNAFALYEQRGAQERALAGGTLVADVLTRFENLASEEAGQEDSPDSGWRLCLRLHGPLHPEGLSPDGHELPFLFEQAHALLLRGRPPPPDDTLRALAALRLQSLHRDFSPRVPLRCLDRLLPPPTLPREDPPRPAPRPPPSAALLAGALWSPGLTKRRAERARRGRTGHTPGSAVREGGGMAAAVLGGWKRLRGMGRAEAMAAYLALAAQCPGFGAARYDVLELSTEPGGGAPQKLCLGLGAKTMSLSRPGETEPIHSVSYGHVAACQLIGPHTLALRVGESQLLLQSPQVEEIMQLVNAYLANPSPERPCSSSVPPCQDLPDISPPSQHQSLDETQGQSGCLGQLQD from the exons ATGCGGGAGCTGCCACCGCAGGAGCCTGGGCGAGGGGGGAAAGGCATCCTAAGACTGGGGTCCGCGGCGAGGACTCCACGGAGTGGGAGCCGGGGGCTCTGGCACTTTGAGAACCTCTCCTTCTTATCCTGCCGTTCAAGGCAGAACTCTTCGCCTTTCCTGGTGAGGCTCCTGGGAAATCCTGAGGGAATG AGTCCCCTGGACGTGACGCTGACCCAGCCGGTGAGGAGCGGGCCGGTCCCGGAGAG CCTGGAGGATGGGTGCTCAGCTTGGAAGGAGGCACCCCTTGCAGTCCGGGGAGCCCCTATGGAGAAGCCCCCTGGAGGCGGAGTGGAGGCCCAGCAGCCTCGCCCAACTCTCTTTCTCTGGCCCAGGCTGCCGAGCTGGGAAGAGACCTGGAGCCTCATCCCAGAAAAGGGGCTGCCGGAGGACGACCCAGACGTCGTTGTGAAAG gCTGGCTGTACCGGGAACCCCGGGGTGTAGGGGCGCGGCCATGGCTGCCCCCACGCCGAGCCTGGTTTGTGCTCACGCGAGACTCCCTGGACCAGTTCAGCAGCAGCGGGAAGGGGGCGAGGCGCCTCGGGAGCCTCGTGCTTACGAGCCTGTGCTCTGTGACTGGCCCGGAGCGAAGGCCTAAGGAGACCG GTCTGTGGTCAGTGACTGTGTCTGGACGGAAACACAGCGTTCGCCTCTGCTCCCCgcgccaggcagaggcagagcgCTGGGGGGGGGCCTTGCGTGAAGTGATTGCCTCAAAGGCTCCGCTAGAGACCCCCACCCAGCTACTCCTCAGGGACATACAG GAGAGTTGCGGGGACCCAGAGGCAGTGGCCCTAATCTACAGGCGGAACCCAATTCTGAGGCATACCAGTGGAGCCTTGTATGCCCCGCTCCTGCCCCTGCCCTATGAAGTCAGTGCCCCAG GTCCAGGCTATGCACCTTTGCGAGAGGAGGCAGTGCGGTTGTTCCTGGCACTGCAAGAGCTGGAGGGAGCAAGGCGCCCGGGGCCCCTGATGCAAGGTGTGCTCCAAACCTGCAGGGACCTGCCTGCACTCCAGGACGAACTCTTCCTGCAGCTGGCTAAGCAGACCTCAGGTCCCGCAGGTCCCCCTGGGCTCCCTGCTACTCAAGACCCTGCTACCCTGCGGTACTGGCAGCTCCTCACTTGCATGAGCTGCACCTTCCGACCTGGGAGAGCTGTACGGGGGCACCTCCTAGGACATTTGGAGAG GACCGAGCAGGCACTCCCAAACTCAGAACTAGCAGAATATGCACGCTTTATCCGGAAAGCGCTGTGTCGAACACGTGGCCGAGAACTAGTGCCATCGCTGGCCGAGATTTCCGCGCTAAGTAGACGGCAGGAGCTGTTATGTACGGTGCACTGTCCTGGGGCTGGCGCATGTCCTGTGGCCATCGATTCCCACACAACAGCCGGGGAG GTGGCTCGAGAACTGGTGGGGCGGCTGGGTTTGACCCGGAGCCGTAATGCATTTGCGTTGTACGAGCAGCGAGGGGCCCAAGAGCGAGCCCTAGCTGGGGGAACCCTCGTGGCCGACGTCCTCACCAGGTTTGAGAA TTTGGCCTCAGAGGAAGCCGGGCAGGAAGACTCGCCGGACTCCGGGTGGAGACTATGTCTGCGTCTTCACGGACCTCTACACCCTGAGGGGCTGTCCCCAGATGGTCACGAATTGCCTTTCCTCTTTGAGCAG GCTCATGCTCTGCTGCTGCGCGGCCGGCCACCTCCGCCCGACGACACGCTGCGCGCCCTGGCGGCGCTGCGCCTGCAGAGCCTGCACCGGGACTTCTCCCCGCGGGTGCCCTTGCGTTGTCTGGACCGCCTGCTGCCACCCCCCACCCTGCCGCGCGAAGACCCGCCTCGCCCAGCCCCCAGGCCGCCGCCCTCCGCCGCCCTGCTGGCCGGGGCACTCTGGAGCCCGGGCCTGACCAAGAGACGGGCCGAGCGGGCCCGGCGCGGCAGGACGGGCCACACGCCTGGAAGCGCGGTCCGCGAGGGAGGAGGCATGGCGGCTGCGGTGCTGGGCGGCTGGAAGCGGCTACGGGGCATGGGCCGAGCTGAGGCTATGGCTGCCTACCTGGCTCTGGCGGCGCAGTGTCCGGGGTTCGGCGCTGCTCGGTATGACGTTCTGGAGCTGAGCACg GAGCCTGGTGGAGGTGCTCCACAGAAGCTATGCCTGGGCCTGGGAGCCAAGACCATGTCCCTCTCCAGGCCTGGTGAGACAGAACCCATCCACAGTGTCAGCTATGGCCATGTGGCCGCCTGCCAGCTAATAGGCCCCCACACTTTAGCATTGAGGGTAGGCGAGAGCCAGCTCCTCCTTCAGAGTCCCCAG GTGGAAGAGATCATGCAGCTGGTGAATGCCTACTTGGCCAACCCCTCCCCGGAGAGGCCCTGCAGCAGCTCTGTTCCTCCATGCCAAGACCTGCCAGACATCTCCCCTCCCAGCCAGCACCAAAGCCTGGACGAGACCCAGGGACAGTCTGGCTGTTTGGGGCAGCTGCAGGACTGA
- the Plekhh3 gene encoding pleckstrin homology domain-containing family H member 3 isoform X4 translates to MRELPPQEPGRGGKGILRLGSAARTPRSGSRGLWHFENLSFLSCRSRQNSSPFLSPLDVTLTQPVRSGPVPESLEDGCSAWKEAPLAVRGAPMEKPPGGGVEAQQPRPTLFLWPRLPSWEETWSLIPEKGLPEDDPDVVVKGWLYREPRGVGARPWLPPRRAWFVLTRDSLDQFSSSGKGARRLGSLVLTSLCSVTGPERRPKETGLWSVTVSGRKHSVRLCSPRQAEAERWGGALREVIASKAPLETPTQLLLRDIQESCGDPEAVALIYRRNPILRHTSGALYAPLLPLPYEVSAPGPGYAPLREEAVRLFLALQELEGARRPGPLMQGVLQTCRDLPALQDELFLQLAKQTSGPAGPPGLPATQDPATLRYWQLLTCMSCTFRPGRAVRGHLLGHLERTEQALPNSELAEYARFIRKALCRTRGRELVPSLAEISALSRRQELLCTVHCPGAGACPVAIDSHTTAGEVARELVGRLGLTRSRNAFALYEQRGAQERALAGGTLVADVLTRFENLASEEAGQEDSPDSGWRLCLRLHGPLHPEGLSPDGHELPFLFEQAHALLLRGRPPPPDDTLRALAALRLQSLHRDFSPRVPLRCLDRLLPPPTLPREDPPRPAPRPPPSAALLAGALWSPGLTKRRAERARRGRTGHTPGSAVREGGGMAAAVLGGWKRLRGMGRAEAMAAYLALAAQCPGFGAARYDVLELSTEPGGGAPQKLCLGLGAKTMSLSRPGETEPIHSVSYGHVAACQLIGPHTLALRVGESQLLLQSPQVEEIMQLVNAYLANPSPERPCSSSVPPCQDLPDISPPSQHQSLDETQGQSGCLGQLQD, encoded by the exons ATGCGGGAGCTGCCACCGCAGGAGCCTGGGCGAGGGGGGAAAGGCATCCTAAGACTGGGGTCCGCGGCGAGGACTCCACGGAGTGGGAGCCGGGGGCTCTGGCACTTTGAGAACCTCTCCTTCTTATCCTGCCGTTCAAGGCAGAACTCTTCGCCTTTCCTG AGTCCCCTGGACGTGACGCTGACCCAGCCGGTGAGGAGCGGGCCGGTCCCGGAGAG CCTGGAGGATGGGTGCTCAGCTTGGAAGGAGGCACCCCTTGCAGTCCGGGGAGCCCCTATGGAGAAGCCCCCTGGAGGCGGAGTGGAGGCCCAGCAGCCTCGCCCAACTCTCTTTCTCTGGCCCAGGCTGCCGAGCTGGGAAGAGACCTGGAGCCTCATCCCAGAAAAGGGGCTGCCGGAGGACGACCCAGACGTCGTTGTGAAAG gCTGGCTGTACCGGGAACCCCGGGGTGTAGGGGCGCGGCCATGGCTGCCCCCACGCCGAGCCTGGTTTGTGCTCACGCGAGACTCCCTGGACCAGTTCAGCAGCAGCGGGAAGGGGGCGAGGCGCCTCGGGAGCCTCGTGCTTACGAGCCTGTGCTCTGTGACTGGCCCGGAGCGAAGGCCTAAGGAGACCG GTCTGTGGTCAGTGACTGTGTCTGGACGGAAACACAGCGTTCGCCTCTGCTCCCCgcgccaggcagaggcagagcgCTGGGGGGGGGCCTTGCGTGAAGTGATTGCCTCAAAGGCTCCGCTAGAGACCCCCACCCAGCTACTCCTCAGGGACATACAG GAGAGTTGCGGGGACCCAGAGGCAGTGGCCCTAATCTACAGGCGGAACCCAATTCTGAGGCATACCAGTGGAGCCTTGTATGCCCCGCTCCTGCCCCTGCCCTATGAAGTCAGTGCCCCAG GTCCAGGCTATGCACCTTTGCGAGAGGAGGCAGTGCGGTTGTTCCTGGCACTGCAAGAGCTGGAGGGAGCAAGGCGCCCGGGGCCCCTGATGCAAGGTGTGCTCCAAACCTGCAGGGACCTGCCTGCACTCCAGGACGAACTCTTCCTGCAGCTGGCTAAGCAGACCTCAGGTCCCGCAGGTCCCCCTGGGCTCCCTGCTACTCAAGACCCTGCTACCCTGCGGTACTGGCAGCTCCTCACTTGCATGAGCTGCACCTTCCGACCTGGGAGAGCTGTACGGGGGCACCTCCTAGGACATTTGGAGAG GACCGAGCAGGCACTCCCAAACTCAGAACTAGCAGAATATGCACGCTTTATCCGGAAAGCGCTGTGTCGAACACGTGGCCGAGAACTAGTGCCATCGCTGGCCGAGATTTCCGCGCTAAGTAGACGGCAGGAGCTGTTATGTACGGTGCACTGTCCTGGGGCTGGCGCATGTCCTGTGGCCATCGATTCCCACACAACAGCCGGGGAG GTGGCTCGAGAACTGGTGGGGCGGCTGGGTTTGACCCGGAGCCGTAATGCATTTGCGTTGTACGAGCAGCGAGGGGCCCAAGAGCGAGCCCTAGCTGGGGGAACCCTCGTGGCCGACGTCCTCACCAGGTTTGAGAA TTTGGCCTCAGAGGAAGCCGGGCAGGAAGACTCGCCGGACTCCGGGTGGAGACTATGTCTGCGTCTTCACGGACCTCTACACCCTGAGGGGCTGTCCCCAGATGGTCACGAATTGCCTTTCCTCTTTGAGCAG GCTCATGCTCTGCTGCTGCGCGGCCGGCCACCTCCGCCCGACGACACGCTGCGCGCCCTGGCGGCGCTGCGCCTGCAGAGCCTGCACCGGGACTTCTCCCCGCGGGTGCCCTTGCGTTGTCTGGACCGCCTGCTGCCACCCCCCACCCTGCCGCGCGAAGACCCGCCTCGCCCAGCCCCCAGGCCGCCGCCCTCCGCCGCCCTGCTGGCCGGGGCACTCTGGAGCCCGGGCCTGACCAAGAGACGGGCCGAGCGGGCCCGGCGCGGCAGGACGGGCCACACGCCTGGAAGCGCGGTCCGCGAGGGAGGAGGCATGGCGGCTGCGGTGCTGGGCGGCTGGAAGCGGCTACGGGGCATGGGCCGAGCTGAGGCTATGGCTGCCTACCTGGCTCTGGCGGCGCAGTGTCCGGGGTTCGGCGCTGCTCGGTATGACGTTCTGGAGCTGAGCACg GAGCCTGGTGGAGGTGCTCCACAGAAGCTATGCCTGGGCCTGGGAGCCAAGACCATGTCCCTCTCCAGGCCTGGTGAGACAGAACCCATCCACAGTGTCAGCTATGGCCATGTGGCCGCCTGCCAGCTAATAGGCCCCCACACTTTAGCATTGAGGGTAGGCGAGAGCCAGCTCCTCCTTCAGAGTCCCCAG GTGGAAGAGATCATGCAGCTGGTGAATGCCTACTTGGCCAACCCCTCCCCGGAGAGGCCCTGCAGCAGCTCTGTTCCTCCATGCCAAGACCTGCCAGACATCTCCCCTCCCAGCCAGCACCAAAGCCTGGACGAGACCCAGGGACAGTCTGGCTGTTTGGGGCAGCTGCAGGACTGA